One segment of Belonocnema kinseyi isolate 2016_QV_RU_SX_M_011 chromosome 7, B_treatae_v1, whole genome shotgun sequence DNA contains the following:
- the LOC117177336 gene encoding protein Asterix: MNSSSDPRRPEKEIRYKPAVTNTQAQPGDDMTPDYMNILGMIFSMCGLMMRLKWCAWVALFCSCISFANSRVSDDTKQILSSFMLSISAVVMSYLQNPQPMTPPWASAIQ; this comes from the coding sequence atgaaCAGCTCATCAGATCCTCGTCGTCCGGAAAAGGAGATTCGCTACAAACCAGCAGTGACCAACACTCAAGCTCAACCCGGAGATGACATGACACCAGATTATATGAACATCCTGGGAATGATTTTCAGCATGTGCGGCCTGATGATGCGTCTAAAATGGTGTGCATGGGTTGCCTTGTTTTGTTCCTGCATAAGCTTCGCTAATTCCAGGGTAAGCGACGACACAAAACAAATCCTCAGTAGCTTCATGTTATCCATTTCGGCTGTCGTTATGTCTTATCTGCAAAATCCCCAGCCCATGACTCCTCCCTGGGCTTCGGCGATTCAATAA